A genome region from Paracoccus stylophorae includes the following:
- a CDS encoding peptidase: MAEGAQVVAIARDWIGTPYVHQASSQGAGADCLGLIRGVWRTLYGKEPEAAPAYTPDWGECGASELLLAGAMRHLLPVLRDEPLEDGQILLFRMRQGAVAKHLGVVAQAGDAPRFVHAYTHHGVIESPLTTPWRNRIAARFRFP; encoded by the coding sequence ATGGCTGAGGGTGCGCAGGTCGTCGCGATTGCGCGGGACTGGATCGGAACGCCCTATGTGCATCAGGCAAGTTCGCAGGGTGCGGGCGCGGATTGCCTGGGGCTGATCCGCGGAGTCTGGCGCACGCTTTACGGCAAAGAGCCCGAAGCCGCCCCGGCCTATACCCCGGATTGGGGCGAGTGCGGGGCGTCGGAACTGCTGCTGGCCGGGGCCATGCGGCATCTGCTGCCGGTCTTGCGCGACGAGCCGTTGGAAGACGGTCAGATATTGCTGTTCCGCATGCGTCAGGGCGCGGTTGCGAAGCACCTTGGCGTCGTCGCGCAGGCAGGCGACGCGCCCAGATTTGTTCATGCCTATACCCATCACGGTGTCATCGAAAGCCCGTTGACGACGCCGTGGCGGAACCGGATCGCTGCCCGGTTCCGCTTTCCGTAG
- a CDS encoding DUF2163 domain-containing protein, whose translation MTATTLCRAWLIQRADGFRLGFTDHDTSLRFDGTEFRPDHGMSARALVQGSGLAVDNSEAEGALSDEAITERDLMAGRWDRASLNMWEVDWTDPVRRKLIFSGGLGEVTRSGGAFRAELRGLSEALNMPQGRVYHPRCSARLGDRSCGLDLADAAFCHEPVVEGLENGVRFRFSRFGAFDAGWFERGSLLVLDGAAQGLHGAIKNDVALPNGGREIELWQELGILPQTGDRLRLIAGCDKRAETCREKFGNFVNFRGFPHLPGEDWLMAPGAGGRHG comes from the coding sequence ATGACTGCGACAACGCTTTGCCGGGCTTGGCTGATCCAGCGCGCCGACGGGTTCCGCCTGGGCTTCACGGACCATGATACCAGCCTGCGTTTCGATGGCACCGAGTTTCGTCCCGATCACGGCATGAGCGCGCGTGCGCTGGTGCAGGGATCGGGGCTTGCGGTCGACAATTCCGAGGCGGAAGGCGCGCTGTCGGACGAGGCCATCACCGAACGCGATCTGATGGCCGGGCGATGGGACCGCGCAAGCCTGAATATGTGGGAGGTCGACTGGACCGACCCGGTGCGCCGCAAGCTGATCTTTTCCGGCGGTCTGGGCGAGGTGACGCGGTCGGGCGGCGCGTTTCGCGCCGAGTTGCGCGGCCTGTCCGAGGCGCTGAACATGCCGCAGGGCCGCGTCTATCATCCGCGCTGTTCGGCCAGGCTGGGGGATCGGTCCTGCGGGCTGGATCTGGCTGACGCCGCGTTCTGCCACGAACCGGTGGTCGAGGGGCTTGAGAACGGCGTCAGGTTCCGCTTTTCGCGTTTCGGGGCGTTCGATGCCGGCTGGTTCGAGCGTGGATCGCTGCTGGTGCTGGATGGCGCGGCCCAAGGGCTGCACGGCGCGATCAAGAACGATGTCGCCCTGCCGAACGGCGGACGCGAGATCGAGCTGTGGCAGGAACTGGGTATCCTGCCGCAGACGGGTGACCGGCTGCGGCTGATCGCGGGGTGCGACAAGCGCGCCGAAACCTGTCGGGAGAAATTCGGAAACTTCGTCAATTTCCGCGGCTTTCCGCATCTGCCGGGAGAAGACTGGCTGATGGCGCCGGGCGCGGGGGGCCGTCATGGCTGA